A stretch of the Buchananella sp. 14KM1171 genome encodes the following:
- a CDS encoding small basic family protein: MLALIGLALGIALGVFITPDIPPALTPYLPIAVVAALDAAFGGLRAFFDGVFSDRLFVTSFIFNVLVAAFIVFLGDRLGVGPQMTTAVVVVLGIRIFANAAAIRRHIFKA, translated from the coding sequence GTGCTTGCTCTCATCGGCCTGGCCCTGGGTATCGCGCTGGGAGTGTTCATCACCCCGGACATCCCGCCCGCGCTCACGCCCTACCTTCCCATCGCGGTCGTGGCTGCCCTGGACGCCGCCTTCGGTGGCCTGCGCGCGTTCTTCGACGGCGTGTTCAGCGACCGCCTGTTCGTCACCTCGTTCATCTTCAACGTGCTGGTGGCGGCGTTCATCGTGTTCCTGGGCGACCGCCTGGGCGTGGGCCCGCAGATGACCACCGCCGTGGTGGTGGTGCTCGGCATCCGCATCTTCGCCAACGCGGCCGCGATCCGCCGCCACATCTTCAAGGCGTGA
- a CDS encoding DUF881 domain-containing protein, giving the protein MDSERPRPKRVTRGSIAVFLAATLLGFGVVTQWRQQVENPLASMRQDDLVRYLDELTRRNEQLEAEELDLRAQLAELQRGADSEAAARAAAEQQAQVDGILAGTLPARGSGIIAWVTDPDAKLTAATVVNLLEELRNAGAEAISVNNVRITATSWVKRTGDTLVIDDVPVVSPLVITAIGEPQTLAVALAIPGGAQAQIKAAGASIRVEEHDSVNVEAVRQIEEPQYARVVPAS; this is encoded by the coding sequence ATGGATTCCGAGCGTCCCCGTCCCAAGCGCGTCACGCGCGGTTCCATCGCGGTCTTCCTGGCCGCCACCCTGCTGGGCTTTGGCGTGGTGACGCAGTGGCGTCAGCAGGTGGAAAACCCGTTGGCGAGCATGCGTCAGGACGACCTGGTTCGCTACCTGGACGAGCTCACCCGCCGCAACGAGCAGTTGGAGGCCGAGGAGCTGGACCTGCGCGCCCAGCTGGCGGAGTTGCAGCGCGGCGCGGACTCCGAGGCGGCGGCCCGCGCGGCTGCGGAGCAGCAGGCGCAGGTGGACGGCATCCTGGCCGGCACCCTGCCCGCGCGCGGCAGCGGCATCATCGCCTGGGTGACCGACCCGGACGCCAAGCTCACCGCCGCCACGGTGGTCAACCTGCTGGAGGAGCTGCGCAACGCCGGCGCCGAGGCGATCTCCGTGAACAACGTGCGCATCACGGCCACCAGTTGGGTTAAGCGCACCGGTGACACCCTGGTGATCGACGACGTTCCCGTTGTCTCCCCCCTCGTCATCACCGCGATCGGCGAGCCGCAGACGCTGGCGGTGGCGCTGGCGATCCCGGGCGGCGCGCAGGCCCAGATCAAGGCGGCCGGCGCCTCCATCCGCGTCGAGGAGCACGATTCGGTCAACGTGGAGGCGGTGCGCCAGATCGAGGAGCCGCAGTACGCGCGCGTGGTGCCGGCCTCCTGA
- a CDS encoding FHA domain-containing protein, producing the protein MSFEQGIDPTSTAQFSAITLNAPGDELVTPQPLGADDRAAVAALPPHAALLIVQRGPNVGARFLLDAKLTTAGRRPTADIFLDDTTVSRRHAEFHATETGFEVRDMGSLNGTYVNREIIDSCPLRSGDEVQIGKYRFTFVASPNRGAQA; encoded by the coding sequence ATGAGCTTCGAGCAGGGAATTGACCCCACCAGCACCGCTCAGTTCAGCGCGATTACCCTCAACGCGCCCGGCGACGAGTTGGTCACCCCTCAACCGCTGGGTGCCGACGACCGCGCCGCCGTGGCCGCCCTGCCTCCCCACGCCGCCCTGCTCATCGTTCAGCGTGGCCCGAACGTGGGCGCCCGCTTCCTGCTCGACGCGAAGCTGACCACCGCCGGACGCCGGCCCACTGCGGACATCTTCTTGGACGACACCACCGTCTCTCGCCGTCACGCGGAGTTTCACGCCACCGAGACCGGCTTCGAGGTGCGGGACATGGGCAGCCTGAACGGCACCTACGTCAACCGCGAGATCATCGACTCCTGCCCGCTGCGCAGCGGCGATGAGGTCCAGATCGGCAAGTACCGCTTCACCTTCGTAGCCAGCCCGAACCGGGGTGCCCAGGCATGA
- a CDS encoding MerR family transcriptional regulator, producing the protein MSPAVGAAASTPARQEEKRGYWPFDLSRAPEFTIGDTADRLRTEFPALKVSKLRYLEEQGLVSPHRTGAGYRKYSETDIARVRYVLQVQRDFFVPLDQIREVHLRALDAGLQTEPGRVARVVASDGQLVRPGPNEQISMQTLEDLTGVSIERIEEYLQAGLLETNSKGQLTGRNVDVVSALEELGQHGISVRNLMPVRRAAENAAGVIEAAVSSRRAQNSGVAQERANARAAELGECYAKLFTALLRNEIAR; encoded by the coding sequence ATGAGCCCTGCTGTTGGAGCTGCCGCGTCCACGCCGGCGCGGCAGGAGGAAAAGCGCGGATACTGGCCCTTCGACCTCTCGCGCGCCCCGGAATTCACCATCGGAGACACGGCCGATCGCCTGCGCACCGAGTTCCCCGCCCTGAAGGTCTCCAAGCTGCGTTACCTGGAGGAGCAGGGGCTGGTCTCCCCGCACCGCACCGGCGCCGGCTACCGCAAGTACTCCGAGACTGACATCGCCCGCGTGCGCTACGTGCTGCAGGTGCAGCGCGACTTCTTTGTGCCCCTGGACCAGATCCGCGAGGTGCACCTGCGCGCCCTGGATGCCGGCCTGCAGACCGAGCCCGGCCGGGTGGCCCGCGTGGTGGCCTCCGACGGCCAGCTGGTGCGCCCGGGCCCGAACGAGCAGATCTCGATGCAGACCCTGGAGGACCTCACGGGCGTGAGCATCGAGCGGATCGAGGAGTACCTGCAGGCGGGCCTGCTGGAGACGAACTCCAAGGGGCAGCTCACCGGCCGCAACGTGGACGTGGTCTCCGCGCTGGAGGAGCTGGGGCAGCACGGCATTAGCGTGCGCAACCTGATGCCGGTGCGCCGCGCAGCGGAGAACGCAGCCGGCGTGATCGAGGCAGCGGTCAGCTCCAGGCGCGCCCAGAACTCCGGGGTCGCCCAGGAGCGCGCCAACGCGCGGGCCGCAGAGCTGGGGGAGTGCTACGCCAAGCTGTTCACCGCCCTGCTGCGCAACGAGATCGCAAGGTAA
- a CDS encoding MerR family transcriptional regulator: protein MSTQHGDSLRQQPMLFGDPTASLDQQTGYRGPVASHAAGVTYRQLDYWARTGLVEPSVRTAKGSGSQRLYSFRDILVLKVVKRLLDSGVSLQQIRKAIEHLAKRGIDDLAGITLMSDGASVYECTSDEEVIDLVKGGQGVFGIAVGRVWHEVEGTLAQLPTDRDDDSQPTVVDELAERRRARRSRQAS, encoded by the coding sequence ATGAGCACGCAACACGGTGACTCTCTGCGGCAGCAGCCCATGCTGTTTGGTGACCCCACCGCCAGCCTTGACCAGCAGACCGGCTATCGCGGCCCCGTGGCCAGCCACGCGGCCGGCGTGACCTACCGGCAGCTGGACTACTGGGCCCGCACCGGGCTGGTGGAGCCCTCCGTGCGCACCGCCAAGGGCTCCGGCTCCCAGCGCCTGTACTCCTTCCGCGACATCCTGGTGCTCAAGGTGGTCAAGCGCCTGCTGGACTCCGGGGTCTCGCTGCAGCAGATCCGCAAGGCGATCGAGCACCTGGCCAAGCGCGGCATAGACGACCTGGCCGGGATCACGCTCATGTCCGATGGCGCCTCCGTCTACGAGTGCACCTCCGATGAGGAAGTGATCGACCTGGTCAAGGGCGGGCAGGGCGTGTTCGGCATCGCCGTGGGGCGCGTTTGGCACGAGGTGGAGGGCACGCTGGCCCAGCTACCCACCGACCGCGACGACGACTCCCAGCCGACCGTGGTGGACGAGCTCGCCGAGCGTCGGCGCGCGCGCCGCAGCCGCCAGGCCTCGTAG
- a CDS encoding cell wall-binding repeat-containing protein, translating to MRRLRASLLAACVTATLVAPVAAADVSISPFPRPTADSGDAAAPITGLSLPIVLDDAAAPPLGVPEAAPGGAGDPTWAPFDQGPAGPNRDEGGAKLANTGGEPTEEAEQPEPGAQVGGSGRDADGAVTGAVGNEQAAFPLSGGHPCLQPIRSSCTLSNSRYLDLGLELGAGMQVRVPVRLRQGEVRRSAMNDFRAMRRRMWNANPPFDGKPLRTALAQAGIRSANEYAERVVWDHDAERVAIQRAAEQILTGIAHERPGTGEAFGLTLKTGQYVSSENLACSPHRMSPSYGLKMWEEELPQLIKHKGAFNGETGHLYLLLDPKLRFHAFAQSEDTHYVNVSISEQASSPALAVGDGCYAVDVPIPDSGAVTLTDPGVLARNDRAQLSATTVYKSMTFAVTGTYSSSAPDVLSVDANTGVLSPRTPGTATITFTPTGSRRSFTRQVRVDAQMITRLSGADRVATAVSITQAQEPSPTALLATGRSYADALSAGGLSRLLDAPIYLTNTKGALEPQVLNTLKRRGVTKVVILGGHGAVPAAVEASLSGAGLESERIAGQNRAETSVLIAQRALAADAGRVRRVLVTDGANFPDGLAAGAISENAESITVVTNGASLPAGTEQFLRQHAQELEIVSVGGAGNRALDGAGIVPTRRVVGASRVDTAAQLARAYPSGPATLAQPSRVVIANGNNFPDALAASALTARQGGVLLLTASTKLEPLTERHLKSLPRPVSAFLVGGEKLVSKRVEQSVRLATR from the coding sequence ATGCGTCGCCTTCGTGCATCGCTGCTCGCCGCCTGCGTTACGGCCACCCTGGTGGCGCCCGTCGCGGCGGCCGACGTGTCGATTTCGCCTTTCCCGCGCCCCACCGCAGACAGCGGCGATGCGGCCGCACCGATCACCGGCCTGTCCCTGCCGATCGTGCTGGACGACGCTGCCGCACCGCCGCTCGGCGTGCCCGAGGCCGCCCCCGGTGGCGCCGGTGACCCGACCTGGGCGCCGTTCGACCAGGGCCCGGCCGGCCCAAACCGAGACGAAGGTGGTGCGAAGTTAGCCAACACCGGCGGGGAGCCCACCGAGGAGGCGGAACAGCCTGAGCCGGGCGCGCAGGTAGGCGGCTCCGGCCGTGACGCGGACGGGGCCGTCACGGGCGCCGTCGGCAACGAGCAGGCCGCCTTCCCGCTCAGCGGCGGCCACCCCTGCCTGCAGCCCATCCGGTCCTCCTGCACCCTGTCCAACTCCCGCTACCTGGACCTGGGTCTAGAGCTGGGCGCGGGCATGCAGGTGCGCGTGCCGGTGCGCCTGCGCCAGGGCGAGGTGCGGCGCAGCGCCATGAACGACTTCAGGGCGATGCGCCGCCGCATGTGGAATGCCAATCCCCCTTTCGACGGCAAGCCGCTGCGCACCGCCCTGGCACAGGCCGGCATCCGCTCCGCCAACGAGTACGCCGAACGCGTGGTGTGGGATCACGACGCCGAGCGGGTGGCGATCCAGCGGGCCGCAGAGCAGATTCTGACCGGCATCGCACACGAGCGCCCCGGCACCGGGGAGGCGTTCGGGCTCACGCTCAAGACCGGTCAGTACGTCAGCTCCGAGAACCTGGCCTGCAGTCCCCACCGCATGAGCCCCTCATACGGTTTGAAGATGTGGGAGGAGGAGCTGCCCCAGCTCATCAAGCACAAGGGCGCGTTCAACGGGGAAACCGGGCACCTCTACCTGCTGCTGGACCCCAAGCTGCGCTTCCACGCCTTCGCCCAGTCAGAGGACACCCACTACGTGAACGTCTCCATCTCGGAGCAGGCCAGCAGCCCTGCCCTGGCGGTGGGCGACGGCTGCTACGCGGTGGACGTGCCGATCCCGGACTCCGGCGCAGTAACGCTGACGGATCCGGGCGTGCTCGCGCGCAACGACCGCGCGCAGCTAAGTGCCACCACAGTGTACAAGTCGATGACCTTCGCGGTCACGGGCACCTACTCCTCCTCCGCCCCTGACGTCCTCAGCGTGGACGCCAACACCGGCGTGCTGAGCCCGCGCACGCCGGGCACCGCCACGATCACCTTCACCCCCACCGGTTCGCGGCGCAGCTTCACCCGGCAGGTGCGGGTGGACGCGCAGATGATCACCCGCCTGTCCGGGGCCGACCGCGTGGCCACAGCCGTGAGCATCACCCAGGCGCAGGAGCCCTCCCCTACCGCCCTGCTCGCCACGGGCCGCAGCTACGCCGACGCCCTGAGCGCCGGCGGCCTGTCCCGGCTCCTGGACGCGCCGATCTACCTGACCAACACCAAGGGCGCGCTGGAGCCCCAGGTGCTCAACACGCTCAAGCGGCGCGGCGTGACCAAGGTGGTGATCCTGGGCGGGCACGGCGCCGTCCCGGCGGCCGTGGAGGCCAGCCTGAGCGGAGCCGGACTGGAGTCTGAGCGCATCGCGGGCCAGAACCGGGCGGAGACCTCGGTGCTGATCGCGCAGCGTGCACTGGCGGCGGACGCGGGCAGGGTGCGCCGCGTCCTGGTCACCGACGGCGCTAACTTCCCCGACGGCCTGGCCGCCGGCGCGATCTCTGAGAACGCAGAGTCCATCACGGTCGTCACCAATGGCGCCTCCCTCCCGGCGGGCACGGAGCAGTTCCTGCGCCAGCACGCCCAGGAGCTGGAGATCGTCTCCGTGGGCGGCGCCGGCAACCGGGCCCTGGACGGCGCCGGAATCGTCCCGACCAGGCGGGTGGTGGGGGCCTCCCGGGTCGACACCGCCGCGCAGCTGGCCCGCGCCTACCCCTCGGGGCCGGCCACGCTCGCCCAGCCCAGCCGCGTGGTGATCGCCAACGGCAACAACTTCCCCGACGCCCTGGCCGCCTCCGCGCTCACCGCCCGCCAGGGCGGGGTGCTGCTCCTGACCGCCTCGACCAAGCTGGAGCCGCTCACGGAGAGGCACCTGAAGTCCCTGCCGCGCCCGGTGTCCGCCTTCCTGGTGGGCGGCGAGAAGCTAGTGTCCAAGCGGGTGGAACAATCCGTCAGGCTCGCCACGCGCTGA
- a CDS encoding alpha/beta hydrolase: MAIARYEWYAPSLQMEVPVTVFDPSDKEGTILAAGSGGEGRQKPKRLLFLLHGMSGNCTIWTRNSRLTQYVKGRNIVVVMPELGRSYGANEVGGMRYWDYLRYDMPKFVSELLRLDVPAEHCGVAGLSMGGYAAMHWALAAPERFSVCGAFSGTLNVAARWQELERGEHRRVFGPDAPLEGTEVDLLTQVGLVDRASLPALYVSCGEQDPLFQHNLDFVAAAKAAHGESAIHTFYGPGAHDWDFWDAQLLAFLNWWDELRG; the protein is encoded by the coding sequence ATGGCTATCGCGCGCTATGAATGGTATGCGCCCTCCCTGCAGATGGAGGTGCCGGTCACGGTCTTCGACCCGTCGGACAAGGAGGGCACGATTCTTGCCGCCGGCAGCGGGGGAGAGGGGCGGCAAAAGCCCAAGCGGTTGCTGTTCCTGCTGCACGGCATGAGCGGAAACTGCACCATCTGGACGCGCAATTCCCGCCTGACCCAGTACGTCAAGGGGCGCAACATCGTGGTGGTCATGCCCGAACTCGGGCGCTCGTATGGGGCCAACGAGGTGGGCGGCATGCGCTACTGGGACTACCTACGTTATGACATGCCGAAGTTCGTCTCCGAGCTGCTGCGCCTGGACGTGCCGGCCGAGCACTGCGGCGTGGCCGGCCTGTCCATGGGCGGGTATGCCGCGATGCACTGGGCGCTGGCCGCACCCGAGCGGTTCTCGGTGTGTGGCGCCTTCAGCGGCACCCTCAACGTGGCCGCCCGCTGGCAGGAGCTGGAGCGCGGCGAGCACCGGCGTGTCTTTGGGCCCGATGCGCCGCTGGAAGGAACCGAAGTCGACCTGCTGACCCAGGTGGGTCTGGTGGACCGCGCCAGCCTGCCGGCCCTGTACGTCAGCTGTGGCGAGCAGGACCCGCTGTTCCAGCACAACCTGGACTTCGTGGCGGCGGCGAAGGCCGCGCACGGCGAGTCCGCCATCCACACGTTCTACGGTCCGGGCGCGCACGACTGGGACTTCTGGGACGCCCAGCTGCTGGCGTTCCTGAACTGGTGGGACGAGCTGCGCGGCTAG
- a CDS encoding biotin transporter BioY encodes MANKTDTLVLADSMWGAKAASLARDAALVLSGTLVVFLLSQVRIPLGFTPVPVSLGTLGVLAVGAALGIKRGTAAVGLYALLGMVGAPVFAGFKYGVTPTFGYILGYVLAAYAVGYAAERGVDRSVWKFALACAGASGLVYLLGVTWMVIHVDMPVIVAIQKGVVPFLVGDALKSVLVAALVPGAWALIGAGKRR; translated from the coding sequence ATGGCAAACAAGACTGACACGCTGGTCCTAGCTGATTCGATGTGGGGCGCCAAGGCCGCCTCCCTGGCGCGCGACGCGGCGCTGGTGCTCTCCGGCACCCTGGTGGTGTTCCTGCTCAGCCAGGTGCGCATCCCGCTCGGCTTCACCCCGGTGCCCGTCTCTCTGGGCACGCTGGGCGTGCTGGCCGTCGGCGCGGCCCTGGGCATCAAGCGGGGCACCGCCGCCGTGGGGCTCTACGCCCTGCTCGGCATGGTCGGGGCGCCCGTCTTTGCCGGCTTCAAGTACGGCGTGACGCCCACCTTCGGCTACATCCTGGGCTACGTGCTGGCGGCCTACGCCGTGGGTTACGCCGCCGAGCGCGGCGTGGACCGTTCGGTGTGGAAGTTCGCGCTGGCCTGCGCGGGCGCCTCCGGCCTGGTCTACCTGCTGGGCGTGACCTGGATGGTCATTCACGTGGACATGCCGGTGATCGTGGCCATCCAGAAGGGCGTGGTCCCGTTCCTGGTGGGCGACGCGCTCAAGAGCGTCCTCGTGGCAGCGCTCGTGCCGGGCGCCTGGGCGCTGATCGGCGCCGGCAAGCGCCGCTGA
- a CDS encoding RNA polymerase-binding protein RbpA codes for MAERALRGMKIGAHSLESEEGVAFAPRVRVEYICVNGHVTAIPFADDAEIPATWECKCGAKGVRVGEADQEEEKPVKPQRTHWDMLLERRSIEELDELLEERLELLRTGQLRRF; via the coding sequence ATGGCCGAGCGCGCTTTGCGTGGAATGAAGATCGGGGCTCACAGCCTGGAGTCCGAGGAGGGCGTGGCGTTCGCCCCGCGCGTGCGCGTTGAATACATCTGCGTCAACGGCCACGTCACCGCGATCCCCTTCGCCGACGACGCTGAGATCCCGGCCACCTGGGAGTGCAAGTGCGGCGCCAAGGGCGTGCGCGTTGGCGAGGCCGACCAGGAAGAGGAAAAGCCGGTCAAGCCGCAGCGCACCCACTGGGACATGCTGCTGGAGCGTCGTTCCATCGAGGAGCTGGACGAGCTCCTGGAGGAGCGCCTGGAGCTGCTGCGCACCGGTCAGCTGCGCCGCTTCTGA
- a CDS encoding polyprenol monophosphomannose synthase, giving the protein MSILVCIPTYNEMESLPGVLERILRAAPEVHVLIADDASPDGTGKWADEKAAQDERVHVLHRTKKEGLGPAYIAAFQWGLERGYDFLCEMDADGSHRPEQLPVLLHRAQAPDHPDLVIGSRWVRGGGTVGWPLRRRLLSRGGSLWTEIWLGMGVRDATAGFRVFRADLLRRLDLTSIESAGYCFQIDMTRRVDAIGGKIAEVPISFVEREQGVSKMSGNIITEALGRTAKWGFQKRSRQLRNLFKRRK; this is encoded by the coding sequence ATGAGCATCCTGGTGTGTATCCCCACCTACAACGAGATGGAGTCCCTACCTGGAGTGCTGGAGCGGATCCTGCGCGCCGCCCCCGAGGTCCACGTCCTGATCGCGGACGACGCCTCCCCGGACGGCACCGGCAAGTGGGCCGATGAGAAGGCGGCGCAGGACGAGCGCGTGCACGTGCTGCACCGCACCAAGAAGGAAGGCCTGGGCCCCGCCTACATCGCGGCCTTCCAGTGGGGCCTGGAGCGCGGGTACGACTTCCTGTGCGAGATGGACGCTGACGGCTCCCACCGCCCCGAGCAGCTGCCCGTGCTGCTGCACCGCGCCCAGGCGCCCGACCACCCCGACCTGGTGATCGGCTCGCGCTGGGTGCGCGGCGGCGGCACCGTGGGCTGGCCGCTGCGCCGCCGCCTGCTCTCGCGCGGTGGCTCCCTGTGGACCGAGATCTGGCTGGGCATGGGCGTGCGTGACGCCACCGCCGGCTTCCGCGTGTTCCGCGCCGACCTGCTGCGCCGCCTGGACCTGACCTCCATCGAGTCCGCCGGCTACTGCTTCCAGATCGACATGACCCGCCGCGTTGACGCGATCGGCGGCAAGATCGCCGAGGTGCCGATCAGCTTTGTCGAGCGCGAGCAGGGCGTTTCCAAGATGAGCGGCAACATCATCACCGAGGCGCTGGGCCGCACCGCCAAGTGGGGCTTCCAGAAGCGCTCGCGCCAGCTGCGCAACCTCTTCAAGCGCCGCAAGTGA
- the lnt gene encoding apolipoprotein N-acyltransferase: MEWANLGPKESDLSRRRRPLWQVHSISALLAGLVMAAAPPPFNLWWAAPLGLGLLGYLSLQTSAARATLYGFLAGLTYFLPTLYFIRFSLDATWVWVLLSAFEALFVAAATGITALAGNRLTGRGRRHHAAWSAARRAGALMRRPPTQQEAREEILAGRPPSPGVLHSALAERLTIAEVLTLSAFWALAFAGTDVLRSYYPWGGLAWANLSYTQVDGPLLAYVRLLSSAGLVAFLAFWGLALLLMLWSYGKNALILAGTALALSIAPAFVPGLRMAPLGVEGAGETVKVAAVQGNVDNPGMDAFLVAAEVTRNHAEETKKAAQVAASRGWKLDMVLWPENAADRDPRDHPEIHALVSDAQAAVAAPIAVGAVRYEQEGAAPTGRPGAHGGGVAAPNSRADAKNQAGGASSRLVRYNDIVLFDGAKYGAQYTKQVPVPFAEFLPMRSFVTRVSSLTDLLSIDMLPGTAPAILPVHAAQLGRTVNVGVGICFEVGVGSVMRQAARGEFLYIPTNNATFGYTAESEQQLTMTRLRAAEFNRPAVQISTVGVSGVVGPDGTLLDKRELFTARSLLFEFPVGEQPLTIAARIGGAVENALALGAALLAGCGLVVAARSRITLALSAKAQRRA, encoded by the coding sequence ATGGAGTGGGCAAATCTAGGCCCCAAGGAGTCCGACCTCAGCCGGCGGCGCAGGCCCCTGTGGCAGGTCCACTCGATCTCGGCGCTTCTGGCGGGCCTCGTCATGGCCGCCGCGCCGCCGCCCTTCAACCTGTGGTGGGCCGCCCCGCTCGGGCTCGGCCTGCTGGGCTACCTCTCCCTGCAGACCAGCGCCGCGCGGGCCACGCTCTACGGCTTCCTGGCGGGACTGACCTACTTCCTGCCCACCCTCTACTTCATTCGCTTCTCGCTGGACGCGACGTGGGTGTGGGTGCTGCTTAGCGCCTTCGAGGCGCTGTTCGTGGCCGCCGCCACGGGCATCACCGCGCTGGCGGGCAACCGCCTCACCGGCCGGGGGCGCAGGCACCACGCCGCCTGGAGCGCCGCGCGTCGGGCAGGCGCGCTCATGCGCCGCCCGCCCACCCAGCAAGAAGCCCGCGAGGAGATCCTGGCCGGGCGCCCGCCCAGCCCCGGAGTGCTGCACTCGGCGCTGGCTGAGCGCCTGACCATCGCGGAGGTGCTCACGCTCTCGGCGTTCTGGGCGCTCGCCTTCGCCGGCACCGACGTGCTGCGCTCCTACTACCCGTGGGGCGGGTTGGCCTGGGCTAACCTGTCTTACACCCAGGTGGACGGGCCGCTGCTGGCGTACGTGCGCCTGCTCTCCTCCGCCGGGCTGGTGGCCTTCCTGGCCTTCTGGGGCCTGGCCCTGCTGCTGATGCTGTGGTCCTACGGGAAGAACGCCCTGATCCTGGCCGGCACGGCCTTGGCCCTCTCGATCGCCCCGGCCTTCGTGCCCGGGCTGCGCATGGCCCCCCTCGGCGTGGAGGGCGCGGGGGAGACCGTGAAGGTGGCCGCCGTGCAGGGCAACGTGGACAACCCCGGCATGGACGCCTTCCTGGTGGCGGCGGAGGTAACCCGCAACCACGCCGAGGAAACCAAGAAGGCCGCGCAGGTGGCCGCCAGTCGCGGCTGGAAGCTAGACATGGTGCTGTGGCCGGAGAATGCCGCAGACCGCGACCCGCGCGACCACCCCGAGATCCACGCCCTGGTCAGCGACGCCCAGGCGGCCGTAGCCGCCCCCATCGCGGTGGGCGCCGTGCGCTACGAGCAAGAGGGCGCCGCGCCTACCGGGCGGCCCGGCGCGCATGGCGGAGGCGTGGCGGCCCCCAACTCGCGGGCCGATGCCAAGAACCAGGCGGGCGGAGCGTCGTCCAGGCTGGTGCGGTACAACGACATCGTGCTGTTCGACGGCGCCAAATACGGGGCGCAGTACACCAAGCAGGTGCCCGTCCCGTTCGCCGAATTCCTGCCGATGCGCTCCTTCGTCACCCGCGTGAGCAGCCTGACCGACCTACTCAGCATCGACATGCTGCCCGGCACGGCCCCGGCCATCCTGCCCGTGCACGCCGCCCAGCTCGGACGCACGGTGAACGTGGGCGTGGGCATCTGCTTCGAGGTCGGAGTCGGCAGCGTCATGCGGCAGGCCGCGCGCGGCGAATTCCTCTACATCCCCACCAACAACGCCACCTTCGGCTACACCGCCGAAAGCGAACAGCAGCTGACCATGACCCGCCTGCGCGCCGCAGAGTTCAACCGGCCCGCCGTGCAGATCTCCACGGTCGGCGTCAGCGGCGTGGTGGGGCCCGACGGCACCCTGCTGGACAAGCGCGAACTGTTCACCGCCCGCAGCCTCCTGTTCGAATTCCCGGTGGGAGAGCAGCCCCTCACCATCGCGGCCCGCATAGGCGGCGCGGTGGAGAACGCGCTGGCCCTGGGCGCCGCGCTCCTGGCCGGGTGCGGACTGGTGGTCGCCGCGCGGAGTAGAATCACCTTGGCCTTGAGTGCCAAAGCGCAACGGCGCGCCTGA